AAAGTTCTGAGTCGGGTTCAGAATTTCCCCGCTGTCCTTATTGCAGACGAACCACCGAGTAAAGACGTACTGGGGGTCATGCCCTATGCTATTGCCCGTAAGTACATGGCTTTTCCCTTGCGCACGCTTGGTAAAACCTTGCACGTCACTATGTCCGAGCCTACCGATACGGCGGCGGTTGAGAGTCTGCAAGCGGAGGTCAAGATGGCCCTCTCCGTCAGTATTTCCATGGAGAAGGACATTATTGAAGCCTATCGGAAATATTACAAGCTCAGTGATGAGGAGTATCAGGAGCTGATCTTGGCCGGTGGGGATTCCGGCCCCATGGAAGAGGATGAAGGGCATGTCGCCTCGATTGACGATTTCGGAGCCTTGGCCTCTGAGGCGGCGGAAGAGTATGACCTTGATGTCGACGATGATTCCGAAGGAATGAGGGATCAGTACTCAGCCACGGATGCTCCCATCATCAAACTGGTTAATGGGATTCTGCTCAAGGCGGTCAAAGACGGAGTTAGTGATATTCATATCGAGCCGTATGAGAAAAACCTGCAGGTCCGCTATCGTCTGGACGGTACTCTCTATCGTTCAATGAACCTGCCGTTAAATATCAAGAATGCCTTGATCTCCCGAATAAAAATCCTGGCATCGTTGGATATCACTGAACGGCGAGTTCCCCAGGATGGACGTATAAAGATCCGCCTTACCAGGAGCCGGGCTGTTGACTTCCGGGTATCGAGTCTGCCTACCCTCTTTGGCGAGAGCATCGTCCTTCGTATCTTGGACAAGAGTTCCCTTAACGTTGACCTGACGAAACTGGGATTTGAAAACGCCACTTTTGAGACCTTGAAACGGTGTATCAATCGCCCTCAAGGCCTGCTGTTGGTTACCGGTCCCACCGGGAGTGGTAAGACGGTTACCCTCTATTCGGTCTTGAACTCGCTTAATGATGAGGGTACCAAGATCCTAACCGCCGAGGACCCGGTAGAGTTTAACTTTAAAGGTATCAATCAGGTCAATGTTCAGAGTGAAGTGGGTATGACCTTTGCCGCTGCTCTTAAGGCCTTTTTACGTCAAGATCCCGATATTATTATGGTTGGAGAGATCAGGGATATGGAGACCGCCGAAATCGCTATTAAGGCGGCGATGACCGGACATCTGGTCTTTTCGACTCTTCACACCAATGATTGTCCGGCCACCATCGGACGTTTGCTCGATATCGGCATTCCTCCCTTCATGATCGCTTCGGCAGTGACCATGGTTCAGTCTCAGCGCCTGGCGCGCCGTCTTTGTGGGGGGTGTAAGTCTGTCGTTGATAACACTTATACCGATCAGGAATTATTGGCGATGGGTTTTAAGGAGGGCCAGATTCAGGGGTTGTCGCTCCATGGGCCGAAAGGATGTCAGATTTGTAATGGTGGCGGCTATAAGGGACGGGTGGGTCTTTTTGAGCTGATGGAAGTGACTGATGAGGTATCTAAGGCGATTAATGCCCAGGTGCCGGAGGATCAACTCCGCAAAGTTGCTATCCAGGAGGGGATGACTCCGTTGCGTAATGCCGGTATTAATAAAGTTGTTGAAGGGGCAACCAGCATCGAGGAGGTCTTGCGGAAAACGGTTATCAGCGCCGAAAGCCTGCCGGCGTATCTCGTCAATCCGGATGTCGAGAATTATCAGGATGGCGACTATATCATTCGCCAGGGTAATCGTGATATTGACTTTTTTAAATTGATTCAAGGTGCAGTGGTGGTGGCCCGCGAAGGCAAAAAGATCGCGGAGATTTCTCAGCCTGGAGAATACTTCGGCGAAATGTCTGCTATTACCGGAGAAGTCCGGTCGGCAAGTATTGTTTCGAAAGGACGATCGATGGTAAAACGTTTCCCTGGGGATAAGTTGAGTGAGATTATTCTCAAATACCCGGAGGTCTCCGGGCATCTCTTTAAAACATTGGCTTCGCGGTTGTCGCAGGCTAATGCCATAATGGTCAAACTAGCGGCCGATTTATCCAAGAAAAGCTAAGTGTGTTCTTTCTGTTGATTTCGTATAACTACCTATTGATAACGCTGATGTGATACGGTATTATTTTTCCCCGATTGCCTAGCTGTGTGATTACCAGTTGTCATTGTTTACGCGGCCTTCCATTTGTGGGGATGTGCCG
This genomic window from Desulfobulbaceae bacterium contains:
- the pilB gene encoding type IV-A pilus assembly ATPase PilB; the protein is MSMTAQKLPDQSSLRASVKDQSGAGKLKIGEILRKEGLITKNQLDEALAFQKKNGGRLGNVLNRLGYIEEDTILKVLSRVQNFPAVLIADEPPSKDVLGVMPYAIARKYMAFPLRTLGKTLHVTMSEPTDTAAVESLQAEVKMALSVSISMEKDIIEAYRKYYKLSDEEYQELILAGGDSGPMEEDEGHVASIDDFGALASEAAEEYDLDVDDDSEGMRDQYSATDAPIIKLVNGILLKAVKDGVSDIHIEPYEKNLQVRYRLDGTLYRSMNLPLNIKNALISRIKILASLDITERRVPQDGRIKIRLTRSRAVDFRVSSLPTLFGESIVLRILDKSSLNVDLTKLGFENATFETLKRCINRPQGLLLVTGPTGSGKTVTLYSVLNSLNDEGTKILTAEDPVEFNFKGINQVNVQSEVGMTFAAALKAFLRQDPDIIMVGEIRDMETAEIAIKAAMTGHLVFSTLHTNDCPATIGRLLDIGIPPFMIASAVTMVQSQRLARRLCGGCKSVVDNTYTDQELLAMGFKEGQIQGLSLHGPKGCQICNGGGYKGRVGLFELMEVTDEVSKAINAQVPEDQLRKVAIQEGMTPLRNAGINKVVEGATSIEEVLRKTVISAESLPAYLVNPDVENYQDGDYIIRQGNRDIDFFKLIQGAVVVAREGKKIAEISQPGEYFGEMSAITGEVRSASIVSKGRSMVKRFPGDKLSEIILKYPEVSGHLFKTLASRLSQANAIMVKLAADLSKKS